In Syngnathoides biaculeatus isolate LvHL_M chromosome 8, ASM1980259v1, whole genome shotgun sequence, the genomic stretch AGATGCCGCACATCCGGCACGTCTCCTTCAGGCGCTTGCTGAGGGACTGAAGGTTCCTCCTGCTCAGCAGAATACTCCAGTCTGGAACGTCAAGCCCACCGGAACACATTAGCGTGTGTTTACTACTCAACatgtcatgtttgctttgtaaTTAGTTTTAGCAGTTTTCTCCTCTTGCTCGATGTGTCACATCCTTTGCTCCCGCTGGTCCGCCGCCGTACGTGTCACACGTTACGCGGCACCACGGAAGCGAGGAGAGATTCTGCACCACGTCAGAAAAGTGTGACTTGTAGGTGGTTCGAAGGGAAACTTGAGGAAGTTAGCGTCACACATTGCGTTAGCATGCATGGCTTCCTCTCTCGCAAGCAGCTGGGAAAGGAGGGAGGAtgcgcccatttttttttttttttttaaacagctcaACGCTGATTGATTTTTGTGacaagatcttgttcttttgttattatttttcagaaaGTTCTCTTTTCTTGGTCGGCTTTAAATTTACTCGGGCGGCCAGGCCAAGAAAAGCCTGCATAAAGGAGGCACTGGGAATTTTGTCGAAGCTGGAACCaattattcatgtttatttcaatttatttattaacatCTATTATTTCTATTGTGAAAATTATGTTcaacatttcaattttcaaatcCCATTCAAGAAGCAATTAAGTTTGTAAATGAAGGAATTTCTCAATgtcatataccataatttccggcacACAAGCcgcacctttttttccccctcacgctttcaaccctgcggtctatgcggtgatgcggctaatttgtgcattttttctaacggccgcaagggggcagtcGAGCGGAATAGGTAAGaatgaaaccggtggaatatatgtgccgaggaactgacttttaccggccctgttagcgctagcgtgttgctgctgttactgcagtgtctcagtgatatttaccggtaagttttattttaaccgaccatgttagcgttagcactagctttagcgcggcactagcgttaaactttctgtgtaccgtctttgtaaatatctcgtgtttcaatgtgggtttctgtacccggtgaggcttgtaaccaggtgcgctctgtaggccgggaattacggcatttatattttttttttttataacaatatGACAACAGAAATTGAAGCACCTGCCGTGTCTGTGTGTACATTTACCTCTCAGCTCCCCATGTCCCATTCTCCCCAGGCGACCAATCACCACCCTCCAGGGTAGTGACGTCACCTGCACCAGGCCCAGACACCAATCCCAGAGCTTCTGCAGACCCAGTCGCCGGGCTGAGCTCATTTTCCTGCGAGCCCTGCAACAGAAAAGTTGAAGTGGATTCCAAAATAGATCATGGCCAGATTCGGCAACTCGGCAGGTGCGCTGGGCTCACCTGTTGGGCACGTCAATGCTGATGATGCAGCTCTCCAGCAGCTCTCCGTGCTGGTCGGTGCAAGAGGCCAGCAGCCAGCGCTGGTCGTGAGATAGGCAGTAGCCCACAAACAGGATGTTGTACTTTTGTGACGCATCCCCAAATGTCTCACCCAGCTCTGTCTGCTTATCTTTTACCGGAGCCAGAATGAAGGGCGGCGTGTAGAGACGCAGACACTCTGGCCTCtgcgcaaacatttttttgggggggaagaaGCATAAGTTTAAGAAGATCAAGCTGCATCAAAGTGGGTGATTAATTGATATAATCACTTAACCTAGCTTTTAGGTCAGGCTGACTCTTTAACCGAAAAAGATAATGGCTGCTCGTTCCCCAAAAAGGCAGTTTTCTCAGTAATTTGAAAATGCTTTGACATTGCAGCGTTACACAATGAGGACAAATTCATTCAGTAATAAAAAAACTCTGCTGCGTTTCCTACATTGGAGTGACACAAAGGTCTCACATCACAGTCAAGCAGCTTGATGGCAGgccttattttacattttaattcatcTTTTATTCCACCAAGTAAAAGACTGACAAATAATTGATTTTAACCGGAAGCAGAAATTATGTAGTAGATGACGTTCATAGAATAAATTCTAAAAAAGCCTAAAGACCAACActgttataaaaatgtattgtatttgattcaaaaacaatgaaacagtCTAAACACTTTTATACATACAGGGTGTTAGTTTTTAATCCATTTAAATATGGCAAGACATTTTTTGGGCCTCTTCGGCGGGTTAATGCTGACGCCTATGTGTCAAATGTTCAATATTTGTTTCAGTGCAATTTTTTTAGCAAACAGAGCCTGAATctgatttattttcaagtacgtgcccaaaaaaaaaccccagaggaggtcaagttttattttttatgaaaattatttcaataatttatttcaaaaagtgaaacttgaaTGTTGTATCCGCTCACCACACACAAGGTGAAATATTTCAATcctttgtttcaatttttatGACTACAGCAGAAAGACGAAAATAAATACACTATTTCAGAAAATTAGAATATCATGACCAAGTCCAACTAATTAAAGCAAAACACCTGCAGAGAGGTTTTCCTCAGCTTTGAAATGGTCTCAGGTCTGCCTTAGTAGGCTTTAGCTTCACGCGCAAGACTGCTGACTTGACGGTTGTATGGGAAAAACATCATTAACACCCTCCAGATGGAGAAAAGCTCTCAAAAAGAAACTGCAAAAGAAGCTGGATGCTCACAAAGTGTTGTATCAAAGTACATTAACGAAGTGTAAGAGGAAGGGAAAAATGTGGCAAGTGGCAGGGATGACCGTAGCCTTGTGAGAATTGTCAAAGAATGGCGATTCAGAAATCTGGGGAAGTTTCATCATGAGTGGACAGTCTGGTGCCGGTGCCAGTCAAGAACCACCATATGGACGTCTGCATGACGTGAGTTACAGCTGTAGAATTCAATGTGTCAAGCCACTCTTGAACCAAAAACATCAGAAGTGTCCGTGCTGGGCTAAGCAGAAAGAGTACTGGTCTGTTGCCCAGTGGTCACAAATAAAGTACTCTTTTCAGATGAAATTTAACTAAATTTCAGAGCGTTTCATGCTTCCGGCTGCTAATGATCTTTTTGAagacaattttattttccagcAGGACTTGGCAACAGCCCGCAAAGGCAAAACTACAAACACCTGGTTTAAAAAACAGCACTTGATTGGGTAGTGTAATCACCTGACTTGAACCCGTTAGAACATTTATGGGGTATTCTCAAGAGAAAAACCAGGGAAGAGAAATCCTAAAATGCAGACAATCTGAAGGCCATTTTCCAAAGCAAATTGGGCTACAATAACACCTGAACGGTCCCAAATGCTGATCATAATCCCACACCGCCTTGGTGCTGTAAATGATGCAAAAGAAGACCCAACAAAATACTCCTGGCATTATTACTTTAGTACATCAACCTGTTTAAGATCCTTTTTGTTGGTcacacaaaatatgaatattttgtgaaatactgtatttgtttatttttcttgccTGACTTGCCATAACGCTCAAAACTGAAACAAATAACTTCAAATGACTTCAAATTTTCACTGTGTGGTGTTGATTTTTCAAATTATGGAACTGTACTCTTCCCATTGACAATTTTTTGGGATTTGCTCTACATTACAATGCCAATGTTCTTTAGAATTGAAAGTTAACTACTCCCAAAAATGATGCACGCAAATGATTAGGCTTTATAATGCTATTTTATCTATTGCGTAACACAAAAACCCAACGATGCCATCGTTTATCATGATAGTTTGTATTGGAAAATGTATTACCCTAAAAAAATTGCTATCATGGGATGCTGAAACAGAACACAAAAGCAATGGcaccacaaaaatattgtacatagaAAAATCTGCCATATAGCGGGACTGCGATGCAACAACCATCCTATAGCGGAAGATACAGTATTGAGTGCTGGGACTCATTGTTTCAAGATGTGCGCATCCAGGCAGTAAAATGGTCTATGTAGTcttaagacattttttaaattaaaaaaaaaaaaattaacgagAAAGTTGAATCTAAGTTAAATctggaaggaggaaaaaaaaaatccataaaaacctGTTTGGTTTCAGGAGAAATAATGGATAGCCCAcaatggaggagaaaaaaaattgtcaaaatcaaAACCTGATTTGAATAATaattcatttgctttttctttaaaTAGTGAGGAAAAATTTACGATTTCTCCCCTAcccaacacacaaaaacataccCGACAAAAATCCAGGATATACTTTAAAGCTATATTGCTTTCAGAATGTTACCTCTGGGTTCTTGAGAGCCATGTCGATGGCAAGGCCAGGCCCAAAGCCTGTCAGAGCCTTGAAGTTGGTGGAGTTTGGCAAGGGCCGCCGACACTGCGTGAAGACTGAAAAGGCGAGCGACTTGAGGTGCTGGCTGTACAGGTGACGCTCACCACTGTGCACAGGCTGCAGGAGGTACTGGCATGGAACGATCTGACAGCAAAACACAAGCAGATCAGGATCGGCACACACTTCAAATTTTACAGTTACACACTTAACTGTTTGGGGATTGGGGGGGATTTTAAAATAAAGGTAAAAGGTAAATGAGGCAGCAATAGCTCACTATGAATATTAACATCTCGATAAAGGTGTAAAAGAAATGCTGCAACATATCTGTAATGCTATAGTAACAGATATATACCAGCTTAGTTCTTAACAAATAAACGTATAATGTCTAAAGTCTACAAAGCATTTTTATATCACATATACCACTTGTAGCGCTTATACAGCTTCTAGCATCAATATGGTTGTCATTCCAAATTATGGCCACcttttgaacattttaagtTTACACATCAGGTCCATAACTTTATAGCAGCTTTTCCTCAAATATTGCAATTATTACATCATCAAATATATAGTGTTGTGATCTACACCATTTCATGCTTGACTATATGGAGATGATGTATTACATCTAACCATCTTCCTCCAGGAAATACTTCAGAGCGGATCATGTCCTGATACTTGCAGGAAGAACGTCACCACTATTAGCACTAATTCCCTTTGACACGTTGAAGCAACCTTGTGTCAGCCTGTCACATTGCACCTGAACAAGCCTGCTAATGAGTCCCTCGCTCATTCTTTATTCCCCGTGGTGTTGAGCTCCTACATGCATCAACCAGAACAAATTCTCCCTGGAAATCTTACTTTAAAAGTAGACTGGTTTTGTGGAATCGGGAGACGTACCTGCACAGAGACTGCGTTTCTGATGTGAGCGGGAAGGAAATGGAGCATCTCCAAGTAACAACGCAGCAGGCCCAGCGTGTAAGCGCTGGAGTGGACCTCGCGGTCGGCATCTGTGTAGCTGAACGGGTCCACAATGTACACCACGATAGCGGGTGGGTAGGAAATGGCGTGGGACTCTCCATCCGTCGGCTTGCCTACTTTATCTCTGTCCATTGTGCTGTGGAGATGAAAACAATGTACACTAACATttaatattggaaaaaaaaaaaaaacacacgttaTTGTGCTCCCCCGTCCTCCCCAAAAGATGTCTCAAACTGTCCCCACTACATTTGAAACAAGTGAAGACTTTACTTGGGTTACGCAAGTCATAAGGATCAGTCATATCAAATTTGCACACAAGCCACTTTAAACTCAGTATGTGGTTTGGAGGTGTCCACAGCAATGACTCACCTCTCTGGCGCCTCACTCGAGCTTTGACTAGGGGGGCCATTTTCCGCGACCGGGCCCTGCGGGTTCAACTGAGGCCCATTCTGTGACGCGCTGCCCTGCAACGCGCTGGCCCCAAACTGGGTGTAGGCGCCCAGCTTGGATGACGGCAACCCACCCATGGCCTGCGGGGGAGCCGGAGGGCCGCTGTTGATCTGGGCGGTGCCGCTGGCACTTGTGTGTCCTGAGGCAGCACTGGAAGAGGTGGAGTTCTGTGAGGATGCTGTGGCAGGGTTGCGCTGGGAGAGGAgcgagctgtccaaagactgCTCTGATAGGTAGGGAGCTGAAAGAGGAGACATGATTCAACTGGGATGTCCTCAATACCGATTTTATGATTAAAACAAGGGCAGgccattcttaaaaaaaaaaaaaaaaaaaatccccagttCAAGCGTGCAGAAagggtaaaatatttttaaaaattattctttATATGGCCTCATTACATTGCAGATTTGCACCTATTGCAGGTGACTATTGTTAGCATATAGGTTAGTACGACTACGATGTGCAAGAATAGCGCTCGATGACAAAACAAGGACTCCCTGTGATATCCCCCCGTTCCTCCAAGTCCAGAATTAGAATAGGAGTTAAGTACCTAGATCGTAGCGGCACACTTGAGCAAAGAGTttaagtttattgaaggcctcGCTGTTGCCATCTACTGCGGCCATCTTGAGGAACCAGTCACTGAGGGGCTGCGCTGCCATGTTCCTGCCTTCCGTGCTGCCCACCTTCAGGATGCCCTCAGGATGACTTTTGCAGATGGGCCTGTGCTGCCCGAGCTGGCACGCCTGTCGCAAGGCAATCAAATGAGGTATTCAgattgtgaaacttttttttgtggacatGGCACAAGAACACTGGGACGAAGCACACACCTCGTACATGGCGCTCAATTCTTTGAAAAAGCTCTTTGCCCGGCATAGGAGCGTTTCACTTTCTGGGCAGATGACAACAAAGCCGACATCCCTCTGGGAGCCGAAGGGATCCAAGAGCAGCTTTTCCCAATAAGGTAAGCCAAAGGGGGACAGTACCACGAAGTCATACTCGTAACCCACGAGAAATGTGGGGATGGGGAGCGGCTCAGGAGACTCATCTGTACCTGTGTGCCGAAAAAGGGGAGAAGGTTAGAGTGCTCGAGTAAAGTAGATTAAAGCCCGTGTATTCTCTACAGTTGTACCATAAGACCCCCTCCCAGCCATCTTGTGGAACTGCTGCCAAGTGAGGGGTCCCTGCACCCCCCATGAGCGCACGCTCCTCTTCTTCTGAATGGCATCCTGCAAGACAGGCTGGAGGGACAGCAGCACCCGCAGGACATCCTGAGAGAACAGCTTGTTCATGTCCGCTGCTGCAGgaggaaatcaaacaaaatcttaCGTCATTACCTTAAAAAGGAATAAAGACAAGTTAAAGATGGAGAAAGGGAGAAAATGGGTCTGCttacatttgcattttggcCACTGGTGAAGACAAGTGCTTTTCACTAGTGTTTCGTCAACTTTGCCCCCTGACATGTTGTCCATGAATTGCCGCCCGTGCTCCAGCGCCATGTAGCAGTCATTGTAACAGTCTCTCTCCTCCACCCTCACAAACGAGCTGGGAGCAGAGCTCAGTTTGGGGTACTCCACACCCGCCATCGGTGCAAATGGGTTGGTGCACTGATCCTGGAGCAGCAGAATGAGTTCATCTGGTGGTTTCTCCTTCAGACTGCAGGATTTATGTTTCGCAGACGACCGCAACTCTTCAAAGCAACGCTCCGTGTCGCGGCTCGCATCCGAGCCACGCCCGACCACATCCAGTTCGTCCTCCAGGAAGAGTCCGGCTGACTGACCGAAGCGTCGGTTGGCAACGGCGCTGAAACCGCATGTGCAGGGGTACTGAGCTTCCCCGTTATCCTTCAGGTACACGCCCACGTCGGCCCCTCTGATATTCAtgttgcacacgcacacacagcagCTGTCAAAGTTGCAGTCCTTGAAGAGGTTCATGACCGACTCGGATAGTATAAGTGTGACATAGAGGCTGTGGGCCTCCGGGATGGAGGGAACAGTGGCCGGCTCCACAGAACTGAGCGGTCGGCAGGTGGAGGAAGTGGAGGCGGGAGAGTAGAGGTCTGAGTTGTCGTACTTGAGCGAGCCCTGAACGCTGGAAGGTCCCCGGGGAGTCCGAGGTGTCCGTGGAGTGCGAGGCGTGGGCACAGAGAAGCGAGGGGTGGCCGGGGAGGGGAGGATGCCCGCGCCGCTGTTGCTGGGTGGGGCACTGCTGGACATAACGGGTGTGTGGGTCTGAGGGGTGTGGGTCTGAATGTCGTCAGCCTCCACGCTTGGGATGTTACTTTGATGAAATTGAGAAAGAACAGTGTTATGCAGTTGGATGAGAAAGTCGAATTGAAAGCAGTATACAtaccataaaaataaacattttgtcttgagatgtttttcaccaaactgaCTTTTTGGAAAGTTGTTCCCATATGAATTACAAAcaagacccccccaccccgaaaaTCTTTTTGTGGTCTACTAACAGAGCAAATTCTTGCTCAAACGATCAAAATTTTCATAAAAAAGGGgagatttgtatttttgggaatttttttaaatcaatcatcAAGCATCTTaccatttctgtttttgtcaaaatacaccgatggattaaaaagaaagaaactggAGCCTCCCTGACCTCTGCTCGTTTTGAGGGGGCAGGCGAATCTTATGCAAATGGAGCAATGGGATAGAATTGCTTCATTGGCATGGCAACCAGAGACAGAGCTAGTGGGTTGCAATGAGGCATCAGCTATTACTACCAACTAAGTATATATAGATACCAGTGTGCATGCAAAACAGTtatgaaaatttgtaaaaatgattaTAAAATCCATAGCATCTGTTGGTTAttgacatttgtcatttttaaatgtggctTATTTAATTTGTGTTTGACATTATTTAGATACACCACATAAAATGTGTAACAATTCTAACAACATTGTAAGGGCACATTGTATTCTGtataaacatttgaatattttgaagtCATGATTGTAGAAACTAAACCACTGTTAATTTACTGAATAGATTCACATACTACACTGATAGCGAAGTTCTGCCAAACCTTTCCATTTATAATTCTCTTTTTATAACATGACTTGCTTTTTACAAAACTGATGCTAAAATTATCATATTGAATTGTACTGTTTAAGATGAAGTTCAGTCTTCCCAAACAAACAGATAAGCGTTCTGCATTTCTTACCTGTCTTTCGGCACCACCGGCGGAATCAGTTCCATTTTGCCGACACTCCAGCTGCGCATGTACACATATTTGTGCTCTGGCAGCTTGATCGGCAACAGATACTGACTGGGAAGCGTCTTCAGCGGGGCGTACATTGAGCAGCCAATGAACGGCTGACTCGTTTCTGGCTTGTACACGAAAGAAAAGTCCTACAAACAAAGATACAGGCGAGAATTTCAAAGATGGTGTCCGTGTGTTCATAGCTTGGGCGGGGGTGTCACGTACCTTCACTTCGGAGGGCTTGGGGCTACAGAAACCCTCCTCCACTTCCATCTTGAAATGGTTGTTCAGCTGGCTCCCGTCCAGCAGGGTTAGGCCCGCCCCTGCTTCTAGGCTGTCTTTGCTGCCCGAGTTCATGGGGGAGTAACCCTGCTGCTCCAGAGAGGGCGGGGTGGGAAACATCTTGTGCAGATCTGCCGTGCCTgccgaagaaaaggaggctATTACTTCCCTTGTCAAAACATTCACAACTGAAAAGATCCGATGATGATAATCTTACTTATACATGACAAGGAGTCCAAAGAGGTGGGTTTTGCATCCTTTGAGACAAACTTCTCATCTACACCTGCGCCAGCTCTTTTGGCTCCAGGCTTTGTGATACACAATAGAGTCATTAAGTAATGCAACATCCACTCATTCCTAAAAATTCTGAGAGCATCTTTAGAAGCGTACTTACCGCTAACTCATCTTCATCTGAATTGAAAATTTTATCCAAGTCGCTGTATGACACAGCCAGGTCGTTCTCATGGATGAGGCTGGTGGAGGCGGCCGGCTTAGTGCCTGATGGGCCCTGACCTTCTGCAACGTGTGCACACAAAGCACAGAGTGAGAATGCGCCCTGTCCTAACATCTGATTTCTACACCAATGAACTACACTCACCATCAGCTGAAGCCCCCGATCCATCATCCAGCTAAATTTGGAAGAAGATCAGAGATTAATGTAATAAACGGCAGTATTTTGTCATTCCAATTAtttgaagacaaaagaaaaagcccCATCACCAATCCGTTTGAAGGCTTAATAGATGAGGAAATCCATCTTGGCCTAGTGTGATAATTACCAAATCTGCTTATCGTTcgataaataaaatgacaatttctttTATGACTCAAATTCTCATTTACAAGTTTGTATATTTCCATATgtcagcaaaataaaatggtggTGCTCCGTTCCCTTGCCCGTTAGTCACAGCTGTAGGAGGCGGGACTCCCCCACGTGGACACAAAAACTGATGACGCAGACAGCGTTGAATCAGACAGAAAGACTGAGTCTAGTTTAGCTAAGTTTACCGATGACTAGCTGGTCGCTGTACAATTAGATAAAGCTGAGCGACATAAAGGGAATTAGTACCAAAACCTAATGCCATAGCGGCGGCGAAGGAAGATTTTGGATTAAGCCAGATGAATCCGGCAATCCCGGCAACATTGACGAGCTACTATGTTGATTTTGTATGATGTTGCAACAAAATCTGGAATAAAAGTCCACTTAAAAACACCCTATGACATTTCCCACAAGTTTGGAATTAAAGTCTTTTCTCAACAATGCAATTATAAACATGGGCATTACTAGATTTATAGCCAAAGAGATGCAGTCATTGACCGTGTTGAGAAATCAGCACTTAAAGCAATACTGGATACCATTAGT encodes the following:
- the LOC133504615 gene encoding mediator of RNA polymerase II transcription subunit 13-like isoform X1; translated protein: MSSCFVPNGASLEDCHSNLFCLADLTGIKWRRFVWEGPTSSPILFPVTEEDPILCSFSRCMAADVLSVWRRHHTPGRRELWLFWWGDDPSFAELIHNELSSEEDGEWESGLSYECRTLLFKAIHNLLERCLMNRGFVRIGKWFVKPYQKDEKVISKSEHLSCAFTFFVHGDSNVCTSVEIAQHQPLQRLSEEHLSLAQQSSSPLQVILSPYGLNGTLTGQGFKMSDHPTQKLIEEWRQFYPISPDPKEVQEEKMEDGDWEDDSLAAVEVLVAGVRMVYPSCLVLLPLTDLPVVVPQGSSNTSGSMCSAQPGQAAHRDPAMSSVTLTPPTSPEEAQTDYQPAQKWHKLSSVSDGYSSNNTLHGGKIPRRLASHMVESVWQEYNINRMGNKRKFTNLTNGTCEEEADKPGLWDFVEPVHRPHCNCSRHKNQKQRPNSTSGHPPLSGQPTPPAPKHKLAEKGEKGEKQQKRPQTPFHHRNSVSDEQPLEPQTQRLCLRTQEEGSYPSLHHVDTTAPSKAPTLHTHGPSADLVGSPPPPPLSPHPCDHVEGDLTPGGMKNSTPIHQPFYPPSVEPCLLPQKSSSEEPPPENMPLPLPFPPPFNETLEPTVFIGSAVNPNEDPGHNPWKYFNLPRKKAAIFQTPMLPVDKIRDDSGGGAVAESVVSVTELMAGSMRPLKVSQELVKTYAQRRNTYLSCATVDCDHGEEPDPYAFVEGDEEFTFTEKRDKAGAERDGSKKHKLDDGSGASADEGQGPSGTKPAASTSLIHENDLAVSYSDLDKIFNSDEDELAPGAKRAGAGVDEKFVSKDAKPTSLDSLSCISTADLHKMFPTPPSLEQQGYSPMNSGSKDSLEAGAGLTLLDGSQLNNHFKMEVEEGFCSPKPSEVKDFSFVYKPETSQPFIGCSMYAPLKTLPSQYLLPIKLPEHKYVYMRSWSVGKMELIPPVVPKDSNIPSVEADDIQTHTPQTHTPVMSSSAPPSNSGAGILPSPATPRFSVPTPRTPRTPRTPRGPSSVQGSLKYDNSDLYSPASTSSTCRPLSSVEPATVPSIPEAHSLYVTLILSESVMNLFKDCNFDSCCVCVCNMNIRGADVGVYLKDNGEAQYPCTCGFSAVANRRFGQSAGLFLEDELDVVGRGSDASRDTERCFEELRSSAKHKSCSLKEKPPDELILLLQDQCTNPFAPMAGVEYPKLSSAPSSFVRVEERDCYNDCYMALEHGRQFMDNMSGGKVDETLVKSTCLHQWPKCKSADMNKLFSQDVLRVLLSLQPVLQDAIQKKRSVRSWGVQGPLTWQQFHKMAGRGSYGTDESPEPLPIPTFLVGYEYDFVVLSPFGLPYWEKLLLDPFGSQRDVGFVVICPESETLLCRAKSFFKELSAMYEACQLGQHRPICKSHPEGILKVGSTEGRNMAAQPLSDWFLKMAAVDGNSEAFNKLKLFAQVCRYDLAPYLSEQSLDSSLLSQRNPATASSQNSTSSSAASGHTSASGTAQINSGPPAPPQAMGGLPSSKLGAYTQFGASALQGSASQNGPQLNPQGPVAENGPPSQSSSEAPESTMDRDKVGKPTDGESHAISYPPAIVVYIVDPFSYTDADREVHSSAYTLGLLRCYLEMLHFLPAHIRNAVSVQIVPCQYLLQPVHSGERHLYSQHLKSLAFSVFTQCRRPLPNSTNFKALTGFGPGLAIDMALKNPERPECLRLYTPPFILAPVKDKQTELGETFGDASQKYNILFVGYCLSHDQRWLLASCTDQHGELLESCIISIDVPNRARRKMSSARRLGLQKLWDWCLGLVQVTSLPWRVVIGRLGRMGHGELRDWSILLSRRNLQSLSKRLKETCRMCGISAADTPSILSACLVAMEPQGSFVVMPDSVSTGSVFGRSTTLNMQTSQLSTPQDTSCTHILVFPTSAMVQVNTNTSEPIDINFNPINPDGSDGMGIFDLFEMVDPDIISILPNSPTTSPVHSPGSHYHQGGDGSKGQSADRMESHEEALNILQQPMALGYFVSTAKAGPLPDWFWSACPQAQNQCPLFLKASLHLHVSSVQSDELLHSKHSHPLDSNHTSDVLRFVLEQYNALSWLTCDPATQDRRSCLPVHFVVLTQMYNFIMNML
- the LOC133504615 gene encoding mediator of RNA polymerase II transcription subunit 13-like isoform X2, yielding MSSCFVPNGASLEDCHSNLFCLADLTGIKWRRFVWEGPTSSPILFPVTEEDPILCSFSRCMAADVLSVWRRHHTPGRRELWLFWWGDDPSFAELIHNELSSEEDGEWESGLSYECRTLLFKAIHNLLERCLMNRGFVRIGKWFVKPYQKDEKVISKSEHLSCAFTFFVHGDSNVCTSVEIAQHQPLQRLSEEHLSLAQQSSSPLQVILSPYGLNGTLTGQGFKMSDHPTQKLIEEWRQFYPISPDPKEVQEEKMEDGDWEDDSLAAVEVLVAGVRMVYPSCLVLLPLTDLPVVVPQGSSNTSGSMCSAQPGQAAHRDPAMSSVTLTPPTSPEEAQTDYQPAQKWHKLSSVSDGYSSNNTLHGGKIPRRLASHMVESVWQEYNINRMGNKRKFTNLTNGTCEEEADKPGLWDFVEPVHRPHCNCSRHKNQKQRPNSTSGHPPLSGQPTPPAPKHKLAEKGEKGEKQQKRPQTPFHHRNSVSDEQPLEPQTQRLCLRTQEEGSYPSLHHVDTTAPSKAPTLHTHGPSADLVGSPPPPPLSPHPCDHVEGDLTPGGMKNSTPIHQPFYPPSVEPCLLPQKSSSEEPPPENMPLPLPFPPPFNETLEPTVFIGSAVNPNEDPGHNPWKYFNLPRKKAAIFQTPMLPVDKIRDDSGGGAVAESVVSVTELMAGSMRPLKVSQELVKTYAQRRNTYLSCATVDCDHGEEPDPYAFVEGDEEFTFTEKRDKAGAERDGSKKHKLDDGSGASADGQGPSGTKPAASTSLIHENDLAVSYSDLDKIFNSDEDELAPGAKRAGAGVDEKFVSKDAKPTSLDSLSCISTADLHKMFPTPPSLEQQGYSPMNSGSKDSLEAGAGLTLLDGSQLNNHFKMEVEEGFCSPKPSEVKDFSFVYKPETSQPFIGCSMYAPLKTLPSQYLLPIKLPEHKYVYMRSWSVGKMELIPPVVPKDSNIPSVEADDIQTHTPQTHTPVMSSSAPPSNSGAGILPSPATPRFSVPTPRTPRTPRTPRGPSSVQGSLKYDNSDLYSPASTSSTCRPLSSVEPATVPSIPEAHSLYVTLILSESVMNLFKDCNFDSCCVCVCNMNIRGADVGVYLKDNGEAQYPCTCGFSAVANRRFGQSAGLFLEDELDVVGRGSDASRDTERCFEELRSSAKHKSCSLKEKPPDELILLLQDQCTNPFAPMAGVEYPKLSSAPSSFVRVEERDCYNDCYMALEHGRQFMDNMSGGKVDETLVKSTCLHQWPKCKSADMNKLFSQDVLRVLLSLQPVLQDAIQKKRSVRSWGVQGPLTWQQFHKMAGRGSYGTDESPEPLPIPTFLVGYEYDFVVLSPFGLPYWEKLLLDPFGSQRDVGFVVICPESETLLCRAKSFFKELSAMYEACQLGQHRPICKSHPEGILKVGSTEGRNMAAQPLSDWFLKMAAVDGNSEAFNKLKLFAQVCRYDLAPYLSEQSLDSSLLSQRNPATASSQNSTSSSAASGHTSASGTAQINSGPPAPPQAMGGLPSSKLGAYTQFGASALQGSASQNGPQLNPQGPVAENGPPSQSSSEAPESTMDRDKVGKPTDGESHAISYPPAIVVYIVDPFSYTDADREVHSSAYTLGLLRCYLEMLHFLPAHIRNAVSVQIVPCQYLLQPVHSGERHLYSQHLKSLAFSVFTQCRRPLPNSTNFKALTGFGPGLAIDMALKNPERPECLRLYTPPFILAPVKDKQTELGETFGDASQKYNILFVGYCLSHDQRWLLASCTDQHGELLESCIISIDVPNRARRKMSSARRLGLQKLWDWCLGLVQVTSLPWRVVIGRLGRMGHGELRDWSILLSRRNLQSLSKRLKETCRMCGISAADTPSILSACLVAMEPQGSFVVMPDSVSTGSVFGRSTTLNMQTSQLSTPQDTSCTHILVFPTSAMVQVNTNTSEPIDINFNPINPDGSDGMGIFDLFEMVDPDIISILPNSPTTSPVHSPGSHYHQGGDGSKGQSADRMESHEEALNILQQPMALGYFVSTAKAGPLPDWFWSACPQAQNQCPLFLKASLHLHVSSVQSDELLHSKHSHPLDSNHTSDVLRFVLEQYNALSWLTCDPATQDRRSCLPVHFVVLTQMYNFIMNML